A window from Uloborus diversus isolate 005 unplaced genomic scaffold, Udiv.v.3.1 scaffold_13, whole genome shotgun sequence encodes these proteins:
- the LOC129232616 gene encoding testicular acid phosphatase homolog encodes MTTNGFHAPLELYPTDKNLKTAWFEGLKKLTMLGKLQMFQLGKVLRKRYDDFITTDPKEVEIYTSAEDRAISSALCLLATLYSPTKEWRFAPHFNWQPLPVTFIDGYYDKVGKS; translated from the exons ATGACAACCAATGGATTCCATGCTCCTTTGGAACTCTATCCTACTGACAAGAATTTAAAGACTGCTTGGTTCGAAGGTCTCAAAAAACTAACAATG CTAGGCAAACTACAGATGTTTCAACTGGGAAAAGTTCTTCGCAAGCGTTACGATGACTTTATAACAACGGATCCCAAAGAA GTGGAAATCTACACTTCAGCTGAGGACCGCGCCATTTCAAGCGCCTTGTGCTTATTGGCGACCCTGTACTCGCCAACCAAGGAATGGAGATTTGCGCCCCATTTCAACTGGCAGCCCTTGCCTGTGACCTTTATCGACGGATATTATGACAAAGTAGGTAAGAGTTAA